One Rhizoctonia solani chromosome 2, complete sequence DNA segment encodes these proteins:
- a CDS encoding RNA polymerase-associated protein LEO1, translated as MSLSDDENAQTTGADAASDLFDEKADDTGADVGEEEEVRDATVEDLFGDEDEATGNEAPAADVTMSERQSSAAPSQNESDGDGLTEAERKHRKNMEYEEEEGESAEPQILREAEINIPKLPLPTSSDSQYWMMRLPSFLKLDTKPFHTETYEGPQDEYEGEDKKESAIMLDVTNTIRWRWIHGEDGEMKKQSNARIVKWSDGSMSLQLGTEIFDINANAEGSRPVPAASQPQTQSRLNLLKLQNEPVV; from the exons ATG TCGCTCTCGGATGATGAAAATGCACAAACTACTGGCGCAGATGCCGCGTCTGACCTGTTTGATGAAAAGGCAGACGACACTGGGGCTGACgtaggagaggaagaagaggttAGAGATGCTACAGTCGAAGATCTTTTCGGTGACGAAGATGAAGCGACTGGGAACGAGGCACCTGCTGCAGATGTAACCATGTCTGAGCG ACAGTCTTCCGCGGCACCCTCTCAAAATGAGTCCGACGGTGATGGGTTGACGGAAGCCGAGAGAAAGCACAGAAAGAATATGGAGTACGAAGAGGAGGAGGGAGAATCAGCAGAGCCACAGATACTCCGCGAGGCAGAAATCAACATTCCCAAACTGCCCCTCCCAACTAGCTCTGACAGTCAG TATTGGATGATGCGACTACCTAGCTTCCTTAAATTGGACACGAAACCTTTTCATACCGAAACTTACGAGGGACCGCAAGATGAATATGAGGGCGAAGACAAGAAGGAAAGTGCAATTATGCTGGATGTCACCAATACAATTAGGTGGAGATGGATCCACGGCGAGGACGGCGAAATG AAAAAGCAATCGAACGCTCGAATCGTCAAGTGGTCCGACGGCTCAATGTCTCTCCAACTTGGGACAGAAATATTCGACATCAATGCCAATGCGGAAGGATCGCGCCCAGTCCCCGCGGCTTCGCAGCCCCAGACTCAATCCAGACTCAATCTTCTCAAACTCCAAAACGAGCCGGTGGTTTAA